The DNA segment GGGAGATCTCGCCCTGCGCCTGAAAGGGCGACCCCGCGAAGGCGGTGGAGCGAGAAGTCAGCCAAGGCCGTAGTAGTTCTGCAAGGGACGAAGGGCCGAACGGAGAGGAGAGCGAGACGACCGTGCGCCTCGAAGGAGCCATGCCTCAGATGTCCGGGCAACTGGAGCTCGCGTTGACGGCGAAGGGTGAATCCCGACGCGGGCGGCGTAGCGAGGAAGCTTCGACGGCGGCGCGTGGAGACGAGCGCTCGGGAGCGAGCGGAAGACCATCCGCTACTTCGACCGGCTGGGGCTTCCCCGGTTGGCCGCGTGACCTCAACTCGCCGAACCGCCGGATGCGGACCCGCTTGTCCGGTGGTGTGGCAGAGGAACTCCGAGGCTATTCCTCGGAGCCCCTATGCCGATTCGAAGCGCGCGTTGACCGTGCCTGCGCGCGAAACTAATCTGTTTGTTCGTCCCGCGCCGACGTGGAGGGTTTATGGACACCGCCGGGCTTCCGCGCGCCGTCAGACCGCTTCTGGTGCACATCAGCGCCGGTTTCCCGATCATCTACGTCGCGTCGTGGGAAGAAGAGCGCGTGTGCGAGCACCTGGGCATCGTCGCGACCGGGCACATGGAGCCGTCCCGCGCGCTCGTCACGTGGTCGTTCACCGAAGGATTCTCGGACCACATCGAGGGCCCCGAACGCGCGCTGCACGACCCGATGGCCGCGCTCGACCGCGTGTTGCGCGAAGAAGACCCGGTCGTGTGGGTGCTCAAGGATTACCACGTCTACATCGCGCAGCGGCCCGACATCGTCAGGCGATTGCGCGACGTGTATTACGCGATCAAGGACACCGATCGAACGCTCATCGTGCTCGCGCCGATCGTCGAGGTGCCGCCCGAACTCGTTAAGGAAATGTACGTCTACGACTACCCGCTGCCCGATCCCGACGAAACGCGCCAGATCGTCGAGCTGGAAATCTGGACGCACTTTCATCGCAGCGGGCAGAGAGTGACCTTCGACCACTACGAACGCGCGGACTTCGAACGCACCCTGCTCGGCCTCACCCGCGAGGAAATGAAACGCGCGCTGCGCAAGTCGTTTTTGCACTCGCCGAAAATCACGATCGATCACGCGCAGGTGGTGCTGGAGGAAAAACGCCAGATCCTGCGCAAGACCGAAATTCTGGAGTTCATTCAGATCGAGGACGACCTGTCGGCGGTCGGCGGTCTCAAGCAGTTCAAGGCGTGGTGCAAGATCCGGCATCGCGGGCTGGAGCCCGAGGCGCGCGAGTTCGGGTTGCCGCTGCCCAAGGGCATTTTGCTCACGGGCATTTCGGGCTGCGGCAAGAGCCTCGCCATCACCGCGCTCGCCCGCGAGTGGCGTCTGCCGCTGCTGCGCCTGGACATGGGCCGCGTCTTCGCCGGGCTCGCGGGATCGCCCGAGCAGTCCCTGCGCCGCGCGATCCTGACCGCCGAGGCGGTGTCGCCGTGCGTGCTGTGGATCGACGAGATCGAGATGGGCATCTCGGTGTTTTCCGACTCGGTGGAATCGGGCGCGACGAGCC comes from the Deltaproteobacteria bacterium genome and includes:
- a CDS encoding AAA family ATPase — translated: MDTAGLPRAVRPLLVHISAGFPIIYVASWEEERVCEHLGIVATGHMEPSRALVTWSFTEGFSDHIEGPERALHDPMAALDRVLREEDPVVWVLKDYHVYIAQRPDIVRRLRDVYYAIKDTDRTLIVLAPIVEVPPELVKEMYVYDYPLPDPDETRQIVELEIWTHFHRSGQRVTFDHYERADFERTLLGLTREEMKRALRKSFLHSPKITIDHAQVVLEEKRQILRKTEILEFIQIEDDLSAVGGLKQFKAWCKIRHRGLEPEAREFGLPLPKGILLTGISGCGKSLAITALAREWRLPLLRLDMGRVFAGLAGSPEQSLRRAILTAEAVSPCVLWIDEIEMGISVFSDSVESGATSRNFASFLTWMQEKKTPVFIAATANDIDRLPPEFIRKGRFDEVFFVDLPSEEERKEIFRIHFKKKKQVPSETSLDGLAKSTKGYTGAEIEQALISALYECFSKNRPLALEDIYRAIGNMVPLSVTMKEDITKVKRWADNRAVRANTGEP